The DNA sequence AGTGCTGGGGCTGATTGCCCGGCCTTGGCGGTCACGACGACAAAACAACGGAAGGGCGGCCCCGGCCGCCCTTCGCGTAAGCGCCGATGTCTTTGACAAGGCGAAGAAAACCGCGCAGCTTTTAATGAGTGCTATTGCCCGCGTCTTGGTGGGCGGGCTGTGCACGACACCATCGCAACCCCTTGGGAGTGGGGTTCACGGGAGGAAGGTCCATGGGCGAGCCCAACACAGCCGCACAGCCATCCCAGGAATTCGAAAAAGTCCTGGTCAACAGTTCAACGCAGGTCGCGTCGTTCGATACGCATGACAAGACGCCGATCCAGAAGATCCAGCATTTCCTGCATTCGACGCCGGCGGCTGTGCCGTTCATCGTGCTGGTTGCTGCGATCCTGATCTTCGGCATCGCCATCGGGGGCAAGTTCTTCTCGTCCTACACGCTGACCCTCATCCTCCAGCAGATCGCCATCGTCGGTATCCTCGGCGCCGCGCAGACGCTGGTGATCCTGACTGCCGGCATCGATCTTTCGATCGGCGTCATCATGGTGCTTTCGGCGGTCATCATGGGCAATTGCGCCGTCACCTACGGCCTTCCGGCACCGATCGCGATCTTCATCGGCTTCGTCGTCGGCGGCGCGTGCGGCCTCCTTAACGGTTTCCTGGTGTCCAGGGTCAAGCTTCCGCCGTTCATCGTCACGCTGGGCACCTGGTACGTGATCATGTCGACGAACTTCATCTATTCGGCGAACGAAACGATCCGCGAGGCCGACGTCACCGCCGTCACCCAGATGCTGCACGTGTTCGGCGTGAGCTTCAAAGTCGGCTCCGCCGTGCTCACCCTCGGCGTCATCACGATGGTCGCGCTGGTCTTCGGCCTCTGGTATGCGCTCAATCATACCGCCTGGGGACGCCACCTCTATGCCGTCGGCGATGATCCGGAAGCGGCCAAACTCTCCGGTATCCGCACCAGCCGCGTGCTCTTGAGCGCCTACACGCTGGCGGGCCTGATTGCCGCCCTTGCCGCCTGGGTCTCGATCGGCCGCAATGGCTCGATCTCGCCCTCGGCTGCGGTCACCGACTACAACCTCCAGGCCATCACCGCAGCGGTCATCGGCGGCATCTCGCTCTTCGGTGGACGCGGCTCGATCCTTGGAACGCTGATCGGCGCCATGATCGTCGGCGTCGTCTCCATGGGGCTCAACATGATGGGCGCCGATCCGCAATGGAAGGTCTTCCTCACCGGCGTGCTGATCATCACCGCCGTCGCAATCGACCAATGGATCAGAAAGGTAGCAGGCTGATGGCTCAGGAACCCATTCTCACCGCGCGCGGCCTGGTCAAGCGATATGGTCGTGTGACGGCCCTCGATCATGCTGACTTCGATCTCTACCCGGGCGAGATTCTTGCCGTCATCGGCGACAACGGTGCGGGCAAATCCTCGATGATCAAGGCGAT is a window from the Ensifer adhaerens genome containing:
- a CDS encoding ABC transporter permease codes for the protein MGEPNTAAQPSQEFEKVLVNSSTQVASFDTHDKTPIQKIQHFLHSTPAAVPFIVLVAAILIFGIAIGGKFFSSYTLTLILQQIAIVGILGAAQTLVILTAGIDLSIGVIMVLSAVIMGNCAVTYGLPAPIAIFIGFVVGGACGLLNGFLVSRVKLPPFIVTLGTWYVIMSTNFIYSANETIREADVTAVTQMLHVFGVSFKVGSAVLTLGVITMVALVFGLWYALNHTAWGRHLYAVGDDPEAAKLSGIRTSRVLLSAYTLAGLIAALAAWVSIGRNGSISPSAAVTDYNLQAITAAVIGGISLFGGRGSILGTLIGAMIVGVVSMGLNMMGADPQWKVFLTGVLIITAVAIDQWIRKVAG